Proteins from a genomic interval of Clostridium sp. AN503:
- the rsmH gene encoding 16S rRNA (cytosine(1402)-N(4))-methyltransferase RsmH produces METDKQHQAGGGQPHKRRVRYKGTHPKNYKEKYKELNPEKYADTVEKVIQKGSTPAGMHISICVNEILGFLQIRPGQKGLDATLGYGGHTQAMLKCLEGDGHIYALDVDPIESAKTKKRLADLGYGEEILTIRQMNFADIDQIAQEAGPFDFVLADLGVSSMQIDNPERGFSYKFEGPLDLRLNPEKGITAAERLRTIDQEELTGMLLENADEPYAAEIAEAIVREVRHGKPVDTTTRVREIIEKTLSFIPEDKRKDAVKKSCARTFQALRIDINSEFEVLYAFLDKLPHVLAPGGRAAILTFHSGEDRLVKKSFKQYKKAGLYSDIAEEVIRPSAEECVRNSRAKSTKMRWAVRA; encoded by the coding sequence ATGGAAACGGATAAGCAGCATCAGGCAGGAGGCGGGCAGCCCCACAAGCGCAGAGTGCGCTACAAAGGAACCCATCCGAAAAATTACAAAGAAAAATATAAGGAGCTGAACCCGGAAAAATACGCCGATACCGTAGAAAAGGTCATCCAGAAGGGCAGCACGCCGGCAGGGATGCACATTTCTATCTGTGTCAATGAAATCCTGGGATTTTTACAGATCCGTCCGGGCCAGAAAGGGCTGGACGCGACGCTTGGATATGGCGGGCATACCCAGGCCATGTTAAAATGCCTGGAAGGCGATGGGCATATCTATGCTCTGGACGTAGACCCGATCGAGTCTGCGAAGACGAAAAAGCGTCTGGCAGATCTGGGGTATGGGGAGGAGATCCTGACGATCCGCCAGATGAATTTCGCGGATATCGACCAGATCGCACAGGAGGCAGGACCGTTTGATTTCGTCCTGGCGGACTTAGGCGTGTCGTCCATGCAGATCGACAACCCGGAGCGCGGATTTTCCTACAAGTTTGAAGGGCCGCTGGACCTTCGTCTGAATCCGGAGAAGGGGATCACGGCGGCAGAAAGGCTGCGGACCATCGATCAGGAGGAGCTGACGGGGATGCTCCTGGAGAATGCGGATGAGCCTTATGCGGCGGAGATCGCGGAGGCAATCGTCAGAGAGGTCCGTCATGGGAAACCGGTGGATACGACCACGAGGGTCAGGGAGATCATTGAAAAGACTCTGTCATTTATACCTGAGGATAAGAGGAAGGATGCGGTGAAAAAGTCCTGCGCCCGGACTTTCCAGGCGCTGAGGATCGATATCAACAGCGAGTTTGAAGTGCTTTATGCATTTCTGGACAAGCTGCCCCATGTGCTGGCTCCCGGGGGCCGCGCAGCGATCCTGACCTTTCATTCCGGTGAGGACCGTCTCGTAAAAAAGTCATTTAAACAATATAAGAAAGCGGGGCTTTACAGCGATATCGCGGAGGAGGTCATCCGGCCTTCCGCCGAGGAATGCGTGCGCAACAGCCGGGCCAAATCTACAAAGATGCGGTGGGCGGTACGGGCGTGA
- the dctP gene encoding TRAP transporter substrate-binding protein DctP encodes MKKRIWMIVAAAAMMITACQQAEMEAEADTDTAEPVVLTLANNLPSDSCTSAAIEWFADQVEERSDGRIHIEVYNDSALGDSFSCLEQLQYGSIDMVKTDVSVMTNYVPEFHAFVMPYVYEDTEHFRKVHGGDIGMAVLRGESMEKLHMYGLTYYDGGARCFYSKKPVYGPSDMEGMLVRVQESRLMMSMVEELGGIPVVLEYGDVYAALQEGAVSAAENSMVNYLEQGYERVAPYFVEDAHTRNADMLVMSEVSRGKLEEKDLEMIDETALESWAYQQKLWDEAEVKARQEMEKRQVTIIVPTDEQLLAFRKACEPIWSAYESGAYLDVIDRIVAAGRM; translated from the coding sequence TTGAAGAAAAGGATTTGGATGATCGTGGCGGCAGCAGCCATGATGATTACCGCATGCCAACAGGCGGAGATGGAGGCAGAAGCGGATACGGATACAGCAGAGCCGGTCGTTCTGACTCTTGCGAATAATCTTCCGTCGGACAGCTGCACCAGCGCAGCCATTGAATGGTTTGCGGACCAGGTGGAAGAGCGCAGCGACGGACGCATCCACATTGAGGTATATAACGACAGCGCGCTGGGGGATTCATTCTCCTGTCTCGAACAGCTCCAGTACGGCAGCATCGACATGGTAAAGACCGACGTGTCAGTTATGACCAACTATGTACCGGAATTTCATGCATTTGTGATGCCCTATGTGTACGAGGATACGGAGCATTTCCGGAAGGTGCACGGCGGCGATATCGGGATGGCAGTGCTCCGGGGGGAGTCCATGGAGAAGCTGCATATGTATGGACTGACTTATTATGACGGCGGAGCCAGGTGCTTTTACTCAAAGAAGCCGGTTTATGGCCCTTCAGATATGGAAGGGATGCTGGTGCGTGTGCAGGAATCGCGGCTGATGATGTCCATGGTAGAGGAGCTTGGCGGGATTCCGGTGGTGCTGGAATATGGCGATGTGTATGCGGCGCTTCAGGAAGGCGCGGTGTCAGCGGCGGAGAATTCCATGGTGAATTATCTGGAACAGGGATATGAAAGGGTGGCGCCGTATTTCGTGGAGGACGCCCACACCAGGAATGCAGACATGCTGGTCATGAGCGAGGTGAGCCGTGGGAAGCTGGAGGAGAAGGATCTGGAGATGATAGACGAGACTGCGCTGGAATCGTGGGCCTATCAGCAGAAGCTGTGGGATGAGGCCGAGGTAAAGGCGCGGCAGGAGATGGAAAAACGCCAGGTTACGATCATTGTGCCGACGGATGAGCAGCTTTTGGCGTTCCGCAAGGCATGTGAACCCATATGGTCGGCTTATGAGAGCGGTGCCTATCTTGACGTGATCGACCGGATCGTAGCGGCCGGAAGAATGTAA
- a CDS encoding DUF362 domain-containing protein produces the protein MEKSKVYFTDFRTVAFGDGLTMKLKKLIKKAGIGDIDMDGKFVAIKMHFGELGNISFLRPNYARAVVDVVKELGGKPFLTDCNTMYPGSRKNALEHLECAWENGFTPLTVGCPIIIGDGLKGTDDIGVPVVGGEYVKEAMIGRAVMDADVFISLTHFKGHEATGFGGALKNIGMGCGSRAGKKEQHCSGKPVIDEALCRGCTKCQRECANSGLVFDESTKKMHVDLDNCVGCGRCLGACNFDAINFSGDDAVELLDRRIAEYTKAVVDGRPNFHISLIVDVSPNCDCHGENDAPILPNIGMFASFDPLALDQACVDACLAAAPMPNSQLSDHLADPHFHDHHDHFKNSTPESEWRACLEHAEKIGLGSREYELVDCR, from the coding sequence ATGGAAAAATCAAAAGTGTATTTTACAGATTTCCGCACCGTTGCATTTGGGGACGGACTCACAATGAAGCTTAAAAAGCTGATCAAAAAAGCCGGGATCGGCGATATTGACATGGACGGGAAGTTCGTCGCCATCAAGATGCATTTCGGCGAGCTGGGGAATATCAGTTTCCTGCGGCCCAACTATGCAAGGGCTGTGGTGGACGTGGTAAAGGAACTGGGCGGAAAGCCATTTTTAACCGACTGCAACACCATGTATCCAGGCAGCCGCAAGAATGCGCTGGAGCACCTGGAATGTGCATGGGAGAACGGATTTACCCCGCTGACCGTCGGCTGCCCGATCATCATCGGCGACGGCTTAAAGGGAACAGACGATATCGGAGTGCCGGTTGTCGGAGGCGAATATGTAAAGGAAGCAATGATCGGACGCGCCGTGATGGATGCAGATGTATTTATCAGCCTCACCCACTTTAAAGGACATGAGGCGACTGGTTTTGGCGGCGCCCTCAAGAATATCGGCATGGGCTGCGGTTCCCGTGCGGGCAAGAAAGAACAGCACTGCAGCGGCAAGCCCGTCATTGATGAAGCGTTATGCCGCGGCTGTACAAAATGCCAGCGGGAATGTGCCAACAGCGGTCTTGTCTTTGACGAGAGCACGAAAAAAATGCATGTGGATCTGGACAACTGCGTGGGCTGCGGACGCTGCCTGGGCGCCTGCAACTTCGACGCCATCAACTTCAGCGGAGATGACGCCGTGGAGCTGTTGGACCGCCGCATTGCGGAATACACCAAGGCTGTCGTGGACGGGCGCCCGAACTTCCACATCTCCCTGATCGTGGATGTGTCCCCCAACTGTGACTGCCATGGTGAGAATGACGCGCCGATCCTTCCGAACATCGGTATGTTCGCATCCTTTGACCCGCTGGCCTTAGACCAGGCCTGCGTGGACGCCTGCCTTGCAGCCGCTCCGATGCCGAACAGCCAGCTGTCCGACCATCTGGCGGACCCGCATTTCCACGACCACCACGACCATTTCAAGAATTCCACACCGGAATCCGAGTGGCGCGCCTGCTTAGAGCACGCCGAGAAGATCGGCCTGGGAAGCCGGGAGTATGAGCTGGTAGACTGCAGATAG